From Ramlibacter agri, a single genomic window includes:
- the ahpC gene encoding alkyl hydroperoxide reductase subunit C, with protein sequence MSLINTEIPAFSATAYHNGKFVPVTEQSFKGKWSVVVFYPADFTFVCPTELGDLADNYAEFKKLGAEVYGVSTDTHFTHKAWHDTSDTIKKVQYPLVGDPNHQLATFFQVLITEGEDAGLALRGTFVIDPEGRIKTIEVHDNGIGRDAKETLRRLKAAQYVAAHPGEVCPAKWEQGAETLKPSLDLVGKI encoded by the coding sequence ATGTCCCTGATCAATACCGAAATCCCCGCCTTCTCCGCCACCGCTTATCACAACGGCAAGTTCGTGCCGGTCACGGAGCAGAGCTTCAAGGGCAAGTGGTCCGTGGTCGTGTTCTACCCGGCCGACTTCACGTTCGTCTGCCCCACGGAGTTGGGCGACCTGGCCGACAACTACGCCGAGTTCAAGAAGCTGGGCGCCGAAGTGTATGGCGTGTCCACCGACACCCACTTCACGCACAAGGCCTGGCACGACACCTCCGACACCATCAAGAAGGTGCAGTACCCGCTGGTCGGCGACCCCAACCACCAGCTGGCCACGTTCTTCCAGGTGCTGATCACCGAGGGTGAGGACGCCGGCCTGGCGCTGCGCGGCACCTTCGTGATCGATCCCGAAGGCCGCATCAAGACCATCGAAGTGCACGACAACGGCATCGGCCGCGACGCCAAGGAAACCCTGCGCCGCCTGAAGGCTGCCCAGTACGTCGCCGCGCACCCCGGTGAAGTCTGCCCCGCCAAGTGGGAGCAAGGCGCCGAGACGCTGAAGCCCTCGCTGGACCTGGTCGGCAAGATCTAA
- the bfr gene encoding bacterioferritin has translation MQGDPQVIQHLQAQLKNELTATNQYFLHYRILKHWGFSKLAKKEYEESIGEMKHADKLMERILFLDALPNLQDLGKLMVGEDVPEILDCDLRSERGAQATVKAGIAHCESVQDYISRDILARILEDTEEHIDYLETQIDLIAKVGLQNYLQSHMESAE, from the coding sequence ATGCAAGGCGACCCCCAAGTCATCCAGCACCTCCAGGCCCAGCTGAAGAACGAGCTGACCGCCACCAACCAGTACTTCCTGCACTACCGCATCCTCAAGCACTGGGGCTTCAGCAAGCTCGCCAAGAAGGAATACGAAGAGTCCATCGGCGAGATGAAGCACGCCGACAAGCTGATGGAGCGCATCCTGTTCCTGGACGCCCTGCCCAACCTGCAGGACCTGGGCAAGCTGATGGTGGGCGAAGACGTGCCCGAGATCCTGGACTGCGACCTGCGCAGCGAGCGCGGCGCGCAGGCCACCGTCAAGGCCGGCATCGCGCACTGCGAGAGCGTGCAGGACTACATCTCGCGCGACATCCTGGCCCGCATCCTCGAGGACACCGAGGAGCACATCGACTACCTCGAGACCCAGATCGACCTGATCGCCAAGGTAGGGCTGCAGAACTACCTGCAGTCCCATATGGAATCGGCGGAGTAG
- a CDS encoding PepSY-associated TM helix domain-containing protein, with the protein MSARTVRTWAWLHKWSSLVCTVFMLLLCLTGLPLIFHHEIGHLTGTEVEAPEMAAGTPHVSVDRILDVAKSRFPDRVVQFASPDEDNPDIWFITLTPTPEPTDDFRSVAVDARTGEVLASPRFDEGFMWILFKLHVDLFAGLAGKLFLGFMGLLLLVAIVSGVVLYSPFMRRLAFGEVRRDRSTRVKWLDLHNLLGVVTLAWAFVVGATGMINTWADLLIKYWQHDQLTHLLEPYKGQPLVPAAQRASVQKSYEAALAHVPGTKLSFVAFPGTAYSSPHHTAFFLKGDTPLTSKLPRPVLVDARTAQVSAAPELPWYLTALLVSQPLHFGDYAGLPMKILWALLDLATLVVLGSGLYLWLRRRAPQPLLKEAGVALEGAP; encoded by the coding sequence ATGAGCGCGCGCACTGTCCGGACCTGGGCCTGGCTGCACAAGTGGAGCAGCCTGGTCTGCACTGTTTTCATGCTGCTGCTGTGCCTGACGGGCCTGCCGCTGATCTTCCACCACGAGATCGGGCACCTGACCGGCACGGAAGTCGAAGCCCCAGAAATGGCGGCCGGGACGCCGCATGTGAGCGTCGACCGCATCCTGGACGTCGCAAAGTCCAGGTTCCCCGACCGCGTGGTGCAGTTCGCCTCGCCGGACGAGGACAACCCGGACATCTGGTTCATCACCCTGACGCCTACGCCGGAGCCGACGGACGATTTCCGCTCGGTGGCCGTCGACGCGCGCACCGGCGAAGTGCTGGCCAGCCCGCGCTTCGACGAAGGCTTCATGTGGATCTTGTTCAAGTTGCACGTCGACCTGTTCGCGGGCCTGGCGGGCAAGCTGTTCCTGGGCTTCATGGGCCTGCTGTTGCTGGTGGCGATCGTCTCCGGCGTCGTGCTCTATTCGCCCTTCATGCGCCGGCTGGCCTTCGGCGAGGTCCGCCGTGACCGCTCCACCCGCGTGAAGTGGCTGGACCTGCACAACCTGCTCGGTGTCGTGACGCTGGCGTGGGCCTTCGTCGTCGGCGCCACCGGCATGATCAACACCTGGGCCGACCTGCTGATCAAGTACTGGCAGCACGACCAGCTCACCCACCTGCTCGAACCGTACAAGGGGCAGCCGCTCGTGCCGGCGGCGCAGCGCGCCTCAGTGCAGAAGTCCTACGAAGCCGCCCTCGCGCACGTGCCCGGCACGAAGCTGTCCTTCGTGGCCTTTCCCGGCACGGCCTATTCGAGCCCGCACCACACGGCCTTCTTCCTGAAGGGCGACACGCCGCTCACTTCGAAGCTGCCGCGCCCGGTGCTCGTGGACGCGCGGACGGCGCAGGTTTCCGCCGCGCCCGAACTGCCCTGGTACCTGACGGCGCTGCTCGTCTCGCAGCCGCTGCACTTCGGCGACTACGCCGGCCTGCCGATGAAGATCCTGTGGGCGCTGCTGGACCTCGCGACCCTCGTGGTCCTGGGCAGCGGCCTGTACTTGTGGTTGCGGCGGCGTGCGCCGCAGCCCCTGCTCAAGGAAGCCGGCGTCGCGCTGGAAGGAGCGCCGTGA
- a CDS encoding TonB-dependent siderophore receptor, translating to MGRERVRASHNRRLAIPFAAACVAMGAQAQVQTLPEVRVIAPAERETAASPVNGYKAKNAITGTKTDTPLMETPQAVTVITRDQMVDQGATNMQDALNYAAGVRSNAYGLDTRSDGTRIRGAFPDEYQDGLRRMFDWYTSNTRVEPYTLERIEVLRGPSSMLFGQSSTGGLINSVSKLPQDRFQGEVGVQLGNYGRKQLQADITGPLTANGEWLYRLVALGRDSDTQVDYVPDDRAGIAPTLTWRPSGATSLTILGLWQKDKSGSSSQFFPWQGVLLPNPNGKIPLNHFIGEPGFDKYDSERRSIGWQFEHRFDDRYVVRQNFRYSRNDVDYFSLYGDSFTLPGGWAADPINQRVLGRFVDVSVTKAKMLQADQHLQADLATGAVKHKLVAGLDLARYTKDTSSFFDYPDYLGGTSPNIDVYTPTYTGYTLAGPLAVQPRSGVRQAGVYLQDQARYDNWIVVAGLRYDRSSTQLEGSEDSKTNATTRRLGLLYAFPSGVSPYISYSESFTPQAPASAFGTVIPLAPLRGEQIEAGLKYEPPGGRYSASLAAYKLKEKNQVVNTGTSLTQAGQTRTDGLELEFKGNVTSAFELAAHYNYTNVDAALEQLPEHQAAVWGKYRFALGGINGFSAGAGVRYMSAFQDGVAPETPSVTLLDLMLAYETGNWRYAVNINNATDREYVSTCLNRGDCWFGAKRNVIASATYRF from the coding sequence ATGGGACGAGAACGAGTACGCGCCAGCCACAACCGCCGGCTGGCCATCCCCTTTGCCGCGGCCTGCGTGGCCATGGGCGCGCAGGCACAGGTGCAGACCTTGCCGGAAGTGCGCGTGATCGCGCCAGCGGAGCGCGAGACGGCGGCCTCGCCAGTCAACGGCTACAAGGCGAAGAACGCGATCACCGGCACCAAGACCGACACGCCCCTGATGGAGACGCCGCAGGCCGTCACGGTGATCACCCGCGACCAGATGGTCGACCAGGGCGCCACCAACATGCAGGACGCGCTCAATTACGCGGCCGGCGTGCGCTCCAATGCCTACGGCCTGGACACGCGCAGCGACGGCACGCGCATCCGCGGCGCCTTCCCCGACGAATACCAGGACGGCCTGCGCCGCATGTTCGACTGGTACACCAGCAACACTCGGGTCGAGCCCTACACGCTGGAGCGCATCGAAGTGCTGCGCGGCCCGTCGTCCATGCTGTTCGGCCAGAGTTCCACCGGCGGCCTGATCAACAGCGTCAGCAAGCTGCCGCAGGACCGCTTCCAGGGCGAAGTGGGCGTGCAGTTGGGCAACTACGGCCGCAAGCAGCTACAGGCCGACATCACCGGCCCGCTGACCGCGAACGGCGAATGGCTGTACCGGCTGGTCGCGCTGGGCCGCGACTCCGATACGCAGGTCGACTACGTGCCCGATGACCGCGCCGGCATCGCCCCCACCCTGACCTGGCGGCCCAGTGGCGCCACCTCGCTGACCATCCTGGGCCTGTGGCAGAAGGACAAGAGCGGCTCGTCGTCGCAGTTCTTCCCCTGGCAAGGCGTGCTGCTGCCCAACCCTAACGGCAAGATCCCGCTGAACCACTTCATCGGCGAGCCGGGCTTCGACAAGTACGACTCGGAGCGCCGCTCGATCGGCTGGCAGTTCGAGCATCGCTTCGACGACCGCTACGTCGTACGGCAGAACTTCCGCTATTCGCGCAACGACGTCGACTACTTCTCGCTGTACGGCGACTCGTTCACGCTGCCGGGGGGCTGGGCCGCCGACCCGATCAACCAGCGCGTCCTGGGCCGCTTCGTCGACGTCAGCGTGACGAAGGCCAAGATGCTGCAGGCCGACCAGCACCTGCAGGCCGACCTTGCCACCGGCGCCGTCAAGCACAAGCTGGTCGCCGGCCTCGACCTGGCGCGCTACACGAAGGACACGTCGTCCTTCTTCGACTACCCGGACTACCTGGGCGGCACCTCGCCGAACATCGACGTCTACACGCCCACCTACACCGGCTACACGCTGGCGGGGCCGCTGGCCGTGCAGCCGCGGTCCGGCGTGCGGCAGGCCGGCGTCTACCTGCAGGACCAGGCGCGCTACGACAACTGGATCGTGGTGGCCGGCCTGCGCTACGACCGCTCCAGCACGCAGCTGGAAGGCTCGGAAGACAGCAAGACCAACGCCACGACCAGGCGCCTCGGCCTGCTGTACGCCTTCCCCAGCGGCGTCTCGCCGTACATCAGCTACAGCGAGTCCTTCACGCCGCAGGCGCCGGCCAGCGCCTTCGGCACGGTGATCCCGCTGGCGCCGCTGCGCGGCGAACAGATCGAGGCGGGCCTGAAGTACGAGCCGCCGGGCGGCCGCTACAGCGCGTCGCTGGCCGCGTACAAGCTGAAGGAGAAGAACCAGGTCGTGAACACCGGCACCAGCCTCACGCAGGCGGGCCAGACCAGAACCGACGGCCTGGAGCTGGAGTTCAAGGGCAACGTCACCAGCGCCTTCGAGCTCGCCGCGCACTACAACTACACCAACGTCGACGCGGCGCTGGAACAACTGCCCGAGCACCAGGCAGCGGTGTGGGGCAAGTACCGCTTCGCGCTGGGCGGCATCAACGGCTTTTCGGCGGGCGCCGGCGTGCGCTACATGAGTGCGTTCCAGGATGGCGTGGCGCCGGAGACGCCTTCGGTGACCTTGCTGGACCTGATGCTGGCCTACGAGACCGGCAACTGGCGCTACGCCGTGAACATCAACAATGCGACGGACCGCGAATACGTCAGCACCTGCCTGAACCGCGGTGACTGCTGGTTCGGCGCCAAGCGCAACGTGATCGCCAGTGCGACCTATCGCTTCTAG
- the ahpF gene encoding alkyl hydroperoxide reductase subunit F, whose amino-acid sequence MLDTNMKAQLAAYLERMTQPVEIVASLDDSPASAEMQALLKDIAEASARVTVTETRGGPHRTPSFQITRPGENHGPRFAGLPMGHEFTSLVLALLQVGGYPPKVEQALLEQVRALDGDFEFEVYVSLTCHNCPDVVQALNLMAVQNPRIKATMIEGGLFQDEIKEREIMGVPTVFLNGTMFGNGRMSLEEIVAKIDTSGAEREAKKIAAKDPFDVLIVGGGPAGAAAAVYAARKGIRTGIASERFGGQVLDTLGIENFISVKETEGPKFALALEEHVRNYDVDIMNLQRAKALKRGTGLIEVELESGATLKAKSVVISTGARWRNINVPGEKEFKNKGVAYCPHCDGPLFKGKRVAVIGGGNSGVEAAIDLAGIVKHVTLVEFDSKLRADEVLQRKLRSLPNVNVILNAQTTAITGDHTVNGLDYQDRATGDTRHVELEGVFVQIGLVPNTEWLKGSVDLSKYGEIVVDAKGQTSVPGVFAAGDATTVPFKQIIIAAGDGAKAALGAFDHLIRS is encoded by the coding sequence ATGCTCGACACCAACATGAAAGCGCAGCTCGCCGCCTACCTGGAGCGGATGACGCAACCGGTGGAGATCGTCGCCTCGCTCGACGACTCGCCCGCGTCGGCCGAGATGCAGGCGCTGCTGAAGGACATCGCGGAAGCATCTGCGCGCGTCACGGTCACGGAAACGCGCGGCGGTCCGCATCGCACGCCCTCTTTCCAGATCACCCGCCCGGGCGAGAACCACGGCCCGCGCTTCGCCGGCCTGCCCATGGGGCACGAGTTCACCTCGCTGGTGCTGGCGCTGCTGCAGGTGGGTGGCTATCCGCCCAAGGTGGAACAGGCGCTGCTGGAGCAGGTGCGCGCGCTCGATGGCGATTTCGAGTTCGAGGTCTACGTCTCGCTGACCTGCCACAACTGCCCGGACGTCGTGCAGGCGCTGAACCTGATGGCGGTGCAGAACCCGCGCATCAAGGCGACCATGATCGAAGGCGGCCTGTTCCAGGACGAGATCAAGGAGCGCGAGATCATGGGCGTGCCCACGGTCTTCCTGAACGGCACCATGTTCGGCAACGGCCGCATGAGCCTGGAAGAGATCGTCGCCAAGATCGACACCTCGGGCGCCGAGCGTGAGGCGAAGAAGATCGCCGCCAAGGACCCGTTCGACGTGCTGATCGTCGGTGGCGGCCCGGCCGGCGCCGCGGCCGCGGTGTACGCGGCGCGCAAGGGCATCCGCACCGGCATCGCCAGCGAGCGCTTCGGCGGCCAGGTGCTGGACACGCTGGGGATCGAGAACTTCATCTCGGTGAAGGAAACCGAAGGCCCGAAGTTCGCGCTGGCGCTCGAGGAGCACGTGCGCAACTACGACGTGGACATCATGAACCTGCAGCGCGCCAAGGCGCTGAAGCGCGGCACCGGCCTGATCGAGGTGGAGCTGGAGAGCGGCGCCACCCTGAAGGCGAAGTCCGTGGTCATCTCCACCGGCGCGCGCTGGCGCAACATCAACGTGCCCGGCGAGAAGGAGTTCAAGAACAAGGGCGTGGCCTACTGCCCGCACTGCGACGGCCCGCTGTTCAAGGGCAAGCGCGTGGCGGTCATCGGCGGCGGCAACTCCGGCGTGGAAGCGGCCATCGACCTCGCGGGCATCGTGAAGCACGTGACCCTGGTCGAGTTCGACTCCAAGCTGCGTGCCGACGAAGTGCTGCAACGCAAGCTGCGCAGCCTGCCCAACGTCAACGTGATCCTGAACGCGCAGACCACGGCCATCACCGGCGACCACACGGTCAACGGCCTGGACTACCAGGACCGCGCGACCGGCGACACGCGCCACGTGGAGCTCGAAGGCGTCTTCGTGCAGATCGGCCTGGTGCCCAACACCGAGTGGCTGAAGGGCTCGGTGGACCTGAGCAAGTACGGCGAGATCGTCGTCGACGCCAAGGGCCAGACCTCGGTGCCGGGCGTGTTCGCCGCCGGTGACGCGACGACGGTCCCGTTCAAGCAGATCATCATCGCCGCCGGCGATGGCGCGAAGGCCGCGCTGGGCGCCTTCGACCACCTGATCCGCAGCTGA
- the ppsR gene encoding posphoenolpyruvate synthetase regulatory kinase/phosphorylase PpsR has protein sequence MHTRTVFFVSDGTGITAETFGNAILAQFEFKPRHVRLPFVDTVDKAHQVVRQVNHTAEVEGRRPVVFTTLVNVEVLQVIEEGCKAMVLDMFGTFVRPLEIELGMKSSHRVGRFADVSKSKEYHDRIEAINFSLAHDDGQSNRDLEEADVILVGVSRSGKTPTSLYLAMQHGLKAANYPLIPEDFDRRQLPPALTAHRKKIFGLTIQPERLSEIRNERRPNSKYAALESCRHEVAEAEAMMRREGIRWLSTTTKSIEEIATTILQEIRPERLEY, from the coding sequence ATGCACACCCGCACCGTCTTCTTCGTCTCCGACGGGACCGGCATCACCGCCGAAACCTTCGGCAATGCCATCCTGGCCCAGTTCGAATTCAAGCCCCGCCACGTCCGCCTGCCCTTCGTGGACACCGTGGACAAGGCGCACCAGGTCGTCCGCCAGGTGAACCACACGGCGGAGGTCGAAGGCCGGCGGCCGGTGGTCTTCACCACGCTGGTCAACGTGGAGGTGCTCCAAGTCATCGAGGAAGGCTGCAAGGCCATGGTGCTGGACATGTTCGGCACCTTCGTCCGGCCGCTGGAGATCGAGCTTGGCATGAAGTCCAGCCACCGGGTGGGCCGCTTTGCCGACGTCAGCAAGAGCAAGGAGTACCACGACCGCATCGAGGCGATCAACTTCAGCCTGGCGCACGACGACGGCCAGTCCAACCGCGACCTGGAGGAAGCGGACGTGATCCTGGTCGGCGTCAGCCGCAGCGGCAAGACGCCGACTTCGCTGTACCTGGCCATGCAGCATGGCCTGAAGGCGGCCAACTACCCGTTGATCCCGGAGGACTTCGACCGCCGCCAGCTGCCGCCCGCGCTGACGGCGCACCGCAAGAAGATCTTCGGCCTGACCATCCAGCCGGAACGCCTGAGCGAGATCCGCAACGAGCGCCGGCCCAATTCGAAATACGCCGCGCTGGAAAGCTGCCGCCACGAGGTGGCGGAGGCCGAGGCGATGATGCGGCGCGAGGGCATCCGCTGGCTCTCGACGACCACCAAGTCGATCGAGGAAATCGCGACGACGATCCTGCAGGAAATCCGGCCCGAACGCCTGGAATACTGA
- a CDS encoding FeoA family protein → MNTRTLPPTGLSVSSAPSGREPAVQRLDQAPKGHVCTVRHVQADPQVPERARQLEEIGFYPGERVTVMTRGFPGGDPIVVRIGQSTFALRGAEAACVHVEPALQAQ, encoded by the coding sequence ATGAACACGCGAACGCTGCCGCCTACCGGTTTGTCCGTTTCTTCCGCCCCGTCCGGCCGCGAGCCGGCCGTGCAGCGGCTCGACCAGGCGCCCAAGGGCCATGTCTGCACCGTCCGCCACGTGCAGGCGGATCCGCAGGTGCCCGAACGCGCCCGCCAGCTCGAAGAGATCGGCTTCTACCCGGGCGAGCGCGTGACGGTGATGACCCGCGGTTTCCCGGGCGGCGATCCCATCGTGGTTCGCATCGGGCAGTCCACCTTCGCGCTGCGTGGCGCCGAAGCGGCCTGCGTGCACGTAGAGCCAGCCCTCCAGGCGCAGTGA
- the feoB gene encoding FeoB small GTPase domain-containing protein: MNEAVIHLHPAGRLAALVGNPNAGKTALFNRLTGSNQKVANYAGVTIERKEGRLSLANGKSVRVLDLPGTYSLHPRSPDERVTVDVLHGTAKGEKRPDLVVCVVDATNLRRSLRLVLGVKRMGLPCVVALNMADLAASRGIRLDPDALASELGVPVVSTVAVQGEGDADLRALLERQEIWQPTTTLMPVPTPPGDELPDHERVRQILERLGLDVVAPHLVSDRIDRFVLHPVIGPILLAVLLFLVFQAVFAWAEAPKAAIEAATEWLSKLVGGWLPDGYLRSFVTDGLIAGLGGVIVFLPQILILFFFILVLEESGYLPRAAFLLDRIMGGVGLSGRSFIPLLSSFACAIPGIMATRTIANPRDRLVTIMIAPMMTCSARLPVYALLIGAFIPHRSIGLGLELQGLVLFLLYVAGILGSLLVAWILKRTTSRGQVRALMMELPTYHWPHWRSVALGLWQRTEIFMRRVGTIILVLTVALWFLASFPGAPEGATRPAIEYSIAGMLGHWLSLVLAPIGFNWQISIALVPGLAAREVAVSALGTVYALSGEDTAGALAPIIAQSWSLATALSLLAWYVFAPQCMATLATVKRETGGWKWAIVMALYLFALAYLASFVTYRVAVALGWG, translated from the coding sequence GTGAACGAAGCAGTCATCCACCTCCATCCCGCCGGCCGCCTCGCGGCCCTGGTGGGGAATCCGAACGCCGGCAAGACGGCGCTGTTCAACCGCCTGACCGGCAGCAACCAGAAGGTCGCCAACTACGCCGGCGTCACCATCGAGCGCAAGGAAGGCCGGCTGAGCCTGGCCAACGGCAAGTCCGTGCGCGTGCTGGACCTGCCTGGCACCTACAGCCTGCATCCACGCTCGCCGGACGAGCGCGTCACGGTCGATGTCCTGCACGGCACTGCCAAGGGCGAGAAGCGCCCGGACCTGGTGGTGTGCGTCGTCGATGCCACCAACCTGCGGCGCAGCCTGCGGCTGGTGCTGGGCGTCAAGCGCATGGGCCTGCCTTGCGTGGTGGCCCTCAACATGGCGGACCTGGCGGCCAGCCGCGGCATCCGCCTCGACCCGGACGCGCTCGCGAGCGAGCTGGGCGTGCCGGTGGTGAGCACGGTGGCCGTGCAGGGCGAAGGTGATGCGGACCTGCGCGCGCTGCTGGAGCGCCAGGAGATCTGGCAGCCCACGACAACGCTGATGCCCGTGCCCACGCCGCCGGGCGACGAACTCCCCGACCACGAGCGCGTGCGCCAGATCCTCGAGCGGCTTGGCCTCGACGTCGTGGCGCCGCACCTGGTCAGCGACCGGATCGACCGCTTCGTGCTGCACCCGGTCATCGGACCGATCCTGCTGGCAGTGCTGCTGTTCCTGGTGTTCCAGGCGGTGTTCGCCTGGGCCGAAGCGCCCAAGGCCGCCATCGAGGCGGCGACCGAGTGGCTCAGCAAGCTGGTGGGCGGCTGGCTGCCGGACGGCTACCTGCGCAGCTTCGTCACCGACGGCCTGATCGCGGGGCTGGGCGGCGTCATCGTGTTCCTGCCGCAGATCCTGATCCTGTTCTTCTTCATCCTGGTGCTGGAGGAGTCGGGCTACCTGCCGCGGGCGGCCTTCCTGCTCGATCGCATCATGGGGGGCGTGGGCCTGTCGGGCCGCTCCTTCATCCCGCTGCTTTCCAGCTTCGCCTGCGCCATCCCCGGCATCATGGCGACGCGCACCATCGCCAACCCGCGCGACCGGCTGGTCACGATCATGATCGCGCCGATGATGACGTGCTCGGCGCGGCTGCCGGTGTACGCGCTGCTGATCGGCGCCTTCATCCCGCACCGCTCGATCGGTCTCGGCCTCGAACTGCAAGGCCTGGTGCTGTTCCTGCTGTATGTCGCCGGCATCCTCGGCTCGCTGCTGGTCGCGTGGATCCTCAAGCGCACCACCAGCCGCGGCCAGGTGCGGGCGCTGATGATGGAACTGCCCACCTACCACTGGCCGCACTGGCGAAGCGTGGCGCTGGGCCTGTGGCAGCGCACCGAGATCTTCATGCGGCGTGTCGGCACCATCATTCTCGTGCTGACCGTGGCGTTGTGGTTCCTGGCCAGCTTCCCCGGCGCGCCGGAAGGCGCGACGCGGCCGGCCATCGAGTACAGCATCGCCGGCATGCTGGGGCATTGGCTGTCGCTGGTGCTGGCGCCGATCGGCTTCAACTGGCAGATCAGCATTGCGCTGGTGCCGGGCCTGGCGGCGCGCGAGGTGGCGGTGAGTGCGCTCGGGACGGTGTATGCGCTGTCGGGCGAGGACACCGCTGGTGCCCTGGCGCCCATCATCGCCCAGAGCTGGAGCCTGGCGACGGCGCTGTCCCTGCTGGCTTGGTATGTGTTCGCGCCGCAATGCATGGCGACGCTGGCCACGGTGAAGCGCGAAACCGGCGGCTGGAAGTGGGCCATCGTGATGGCCCTCTACCTGTTCGCGCTGGCCTACCTGGCGTCGTTCGTCACCTACCGGGTGGCCGTCGCTTTGGGCTGGGGCTGA